The following coding sequences lie in one Vibrio sp. BS-M-Sm-2 genomic window:
- a CDS encoding sigma-54 interaction domain-containing protein produces MSSKRVSPEPKTRSVILLCNTACLHHKQWVEELRLHKWEAQIAETSEQAIHLLNSRSHCCAPIVVSCLTSSSIDKQCEQISVLKAHSPSLKAIAICSLPPSHDLPLIKQTYWDYYHLPIDTEWLCRNLGHAYGMVDTKQNKPKPSSCHEYQLVGQSSTIQQLKKKITKIANNDFPVLIQGETGTGKSLCARLIHEASARSQKPFIAVNCGAIPQSLIHSELFGFEKGSFTGANKRYVGHVERANGGTLFLDEIGDLELSLQTYLLHFLENNLIERLGSNNQLPVDCRVIFATNVNIEQAVAAGKFRKDLFHRINVLPLDLVPLNDHKEDIEDLVRFELKHKYASKTKLPSDTLEQMKQYHWPGNVRELFNCIKRAIVLSNSSALSTRHMGIQLKDESPDTESDTRLSSKNVRRVIQQHHYNISQSAKALSISRTTLYKLIKKHQIVI; encoded by the coding sequence ATGTCATCAAAAAGAGTATCACCTGAGCCTAAAACTCGTTCTGTGATTCTATTATGCAACACCGCATGCCTGCATCATAAACAGTGGGTAGAGGAACTGCGTCTCCATAAATGGGAAGCTCAAATTGCAGAAACTAGCGAGCAGGCCATTCACTTGCTCAATTCCCGCAGCCACTGCTGCGCACCAATTGTCGTTTCCTGTCTAACATCATCTTCAATCGACAAACAATGTGAGCAAATTTCAGTACTGAAGGCTCATTCTCCAAGTTTAAAAGCAATCGCTATCTGTAGCCTGCCACCAAGTCACGACTTACCACTCATTAAGCAAACCTATTGGGATTATTACCATCTACCTATTGATACAGAATGGCTTTGTCGAAATTTAGGGCATGCATATGGCATGGTAGACACCAAGCAAAACAAACCTAAGCCTTCCTCGTGCCATGAATATCAATTGGTGGGGCAATCCAGCACCATCCAACAACTTAAAAAGAAAATAACTAAGATCGCTAACAACGATTTTCCAGTACTGATTCAAGGGGAAACAGGAACAGGAAAAAGCCTATGTGCACGTTTAATACATGAAGCCTCAGCTCGTAGCCAGAAACCTTTTATCGCAGTAAATTGTGGCGCAATTCCACAGTCACTGATTCACTCCGAGTTATTTGGTTTTGAAAAAGGCTCGTTCACTGGAGCAAACAAACGCTACGTCGGACATGTAGAAAGAGCGAATGGTGGCACACTATTTTTAGATGAGATCGGCGACCTTGAACTATCGCTGCAAACCTACTTACTCCATTTTCTAGAAAATAACTTGATAGAGCGATTAGGCAGTAACAACCAATTGCCCGTAGATTGCCGTGTGATTTTCGCCACCAACGTCAACATCGAACAAGCCGTTGCTGCGGGTAAATTTCGAAAGGATCTCTTTCACCGGATCAATGTACTTCCATTGGATTTAGTGCCACTCAATGATCACAAAGAAGACATAGAAGATTTGGTTCGATTTGAGCTGAAGCACAAATATGCATCCAAAACCAAACTGCCTAGTGACACCCTTGAGCAAATGAAACAGTACCATTGGCCGGGCAATGTCCGAGAATTATTCAACTGCATAAAAAGAGCGATTGTTCTTTCTAATTCAAGTGCCCTCTCTACTCGTCATATGGGGATTCAATTGAAAGACGAGTCACCCGACACTGAGAGTGACACTCGACTTTCTTCAAAAAATGTTCGTCGAGTGATTCAGCAACACCACTACAATATTTCCCAATCTGCTAAAGCGTTGTCTATTTCTCGGACAACCTTGTACAAGCTAATCAAAAAACATCAGATAGTAATTTAA
- a CDS encoding N-acetyltransferase yields MNVVCAEKQELADIYQLEHALFGEHAYPLFFFRQAFDCWGKGLLVAKQASQVAGYVLMTPTDKQQEYWVLSLAVDTAYRGMGIGRKLMQQAIETLPQKSKLLLTVDPNNNSACELYLSMGFVTIKEESNYFGDDEPRQVMQLIV; encoded by the coding sequence ATGAATGTTGTCTGTGCGGAAAAACAAGAACTGGCTGATATCTACCAGCTTGAACACGCTTTGTTTGGCGAGCACGCCTATCCGCTGTTTTTCTTTCGTCAGGCGTTTGATTGCTGGGGGAAGGGCTTGTTGGTGGCGAAACAAGCTTCGCAGGTTGCGGGCTATGTGTTAATGACACCAACCGATAAACAACAGGAGTATTGGGTTTTGTCATTGGCTGTTGATACGGCTTACCGAGGCATGGGGATTGGCAGAAAGCTAATGCAGCAGGCGATAGAAACCTTGCCACAAAAATCCAAGCTGTTGCTTACCGTTGACCCAAATAACAACTCGGCTTGTGAACTGTATTTGTCGATGGGTTTCGTGACTATCAAGGAAGAGAGTAATTATTTCGGTGACGATGAGCCTCGTCAGGTCATGCAGCTCATCGTCTAG
- a CDS encoding DUF3429 domain-containing protein, whose amino-acid sequence MRADYMATTQTRNTMAKLGYLGLIPFLFGLLLSLTDSQLFSLSGETLFITYSVVILSFLSGILWGNGIENFESPSSNKALILSNVIVLTAWLSVLLGEQQEFLTIILLIIGYIAVWRAERSMREENQSEGPDGYFDMRTRLTSSVVLMHGIVMLT is encoded by the coding sequence ATGAGGGCGGACTATATGGCGACAACTCAAACACGCAACACCATGGCCAAGCTTGGTTATTTGGGTTTAATCCCCTTTTTATTCGGCCTACTGTTATCACTCACCGACAGCCAATTATTTAGCTTGAGCGGCGAAACACTCTTCATCACCTACAGCGTGGTCATATTGAGTTTTTTGTCAGGTATTTTGTGGGGAAATGGCATCGAAAATTTCGAAAGCCCATCCAGCAACAAGGCTCTGATTCTAAGCAATGTTATTGTGTTGACAGCTTGGCTGTCGGTGTTGCTAGGTGAGCAGCAAGAGTTTCTCACCATTATCCTTCTTATCATTGGCTACATTGCGGTTTGGCGAGCGGAAAGGTCTATGAGAGAAGAGAACCAAAGTGAAGGCCCCGATGGCTATTTTGATATGCGAACCCGATTAACGTCCAGCGTGGTGCTGATGCACGGTATCGTGATGCTAACTTAA
- a CDS encoding ABC1 kinase family protein: protein MSAKERNLPTHRLSRFSKFASLATRVAGNVLTEGTKQIAQGNRPKAKDLLLTPQNIARLTDQLAHLRGAAMKLGQMLSMDAGDILEPELANILARLRSDADPLPAKQLNQVLENSLGMNWKVEFISFNFKPIASASIGQVHQAYSDSGDKLAIKVQYPGIRKSIDSDVDNVGTLLNIVGLIPKSVDYKGLLEEAKKQLHDEADYAREADYANRYHNALKEHSHFVVPKIHPQVSSESVLAMDFIEGVSIEQIESYDQSTRDFVMHSLLDLLFRELFDFKMVQTDPNFANYLYVENTRQIGLLDFGATREYSDRFSEGYRLAFSSVINNDEQGLNQALEQIGFFSETILPEQRQAILNLVKMACEPMLVDEDYDFKASGLAQRLREAGTILSMEQEYWHTPPTDALFLHRKIGGMYLLAARLGARVNISRLVAPYLICDDT, encoded by the coding sequence ATGTCGGCAAAAGAGAGAAATCTTCCCACTCATCGACTTTCTAGATTTAGTAAGTTCGCCTCGTTGGCGACAAGAGTCGCAGGTAACGTACTAACAGAAGGCACCAAGCAAATCGCACAAGGCAACAGACCCAAGGCAAAAGACTTGCTGTTAACGCCACAGAACATTGCTCGCCTGACCGACCAGCTCGCGCACCTGCGTGGAGCAGCGATGAAACTCGGTCAAATGCTGTCGATGGATGCGGGTGATATTCTTGAACCAGAGTTAGCCAACATTCTTGCTCGCCTACGTTCAGACGCTGACCCTCTGCCAGCCAAACAGCTCAATCAAGTGTTAGAAAATTCGCTCGGAATGAACTGGAAGGTGGAGTTTATCTCCTTCAACTTTAAGCCTATCGCCAGTGCGTCCATCGGTCAGGTTCACCAAGCGTATAGCGACTCTGGAGACAAACTTGCCATCAAAGTCCAATATCCAGGCATTCGAAAAAGCATCGACAGTGATGTGGACAACGTGGGCACATTGCTTAATATTGTTGGGTTGATACCCAAATCGGTCGACTACAAAGGCTTATTAGAAGAGGCAAAGAAACAGCTCCACGATGAAGCAGACTATGCTCGTGAGGCGGACTATGCGAATCGTTATCACAATGCATTAAAAGAACACTCACACTTCGTCGTACCTAAGATCCATCCGCAAGTCTCTTCAGAATCCGTGCTCGCCATGGACTTCATTGAGGGCGTCTCAATAGAACAGATAGAAAGTTACGACCAAAGCACCCGTGACTTTGTGATGCACAGCTTGCTTGATCTCCTATTTAGAGAGTTATTCGACTTTAAGATGGTGCAAACCGATCCCAATTTCGCCAACTACCTTTACGTTGAAAACACCCGACAAATTGGCTTATTAGATTTCGGAGCAACTCGAGAATACAGCGACCGATTCAGCGAAGGTTATCGCTTAGCCTTTTCTTCAGTGATTAACAACGATGAGCAAGGACTCAACCAAGCGTTAGAGCAAATAGGGTTCTTTAGCGAGACGATTCTCCCCGAACAACGCCAAGCGATTCTAAACCTGGTGAAAATGGCTTGTGAGCCGATGTTGGTTGACGAAGATTACGACTTCAAAGCAAGTGGTTTAGCACAACGTCTTCGTGAAGCTGGCACCATACTCAGCATGGAGCAAGAGTATTGGCACACACCACCCACAGATGCCCTATTCCTCCATCGTAAAATCGGTGGCATGTATCTGTTAGCCGCTCGCCTTGGTGCAAGGGTGAACATAAGTCGTTTGGTCGCTCCATATCTCATCTGCGATGACACTTGA
- a CDS encoding LysE family translocator, with protein MEIWKLLLFIPACFALNMTPGPNNLLSMNNARCYGFKAAFVAGLGRILAFSGMIALAASGLAVVLYTSETLFFLIKLFGAMYLLWIAFNLWRSQASPVEEIERNKNWFGLVKQELALAAGNPKAILIFTAFLPQFVDVSANVNTQFFALGSTFLVLEMFAISIYAAFGLYLRNWFSKPQMAKRFNKACSVFLALSGANLLVSRQ; from the coding sequence ATGGAAATATGGAAGTTGCTGCTGTTTATCCCCGCTTGTTTTGCGCTCAACATGACTCCGGGCCCTAACAATTTGTTATCAATGAACAACGCCCGTTGTTATGGATTTAAGGCCGCCTTTGTCGCTGGGTTAGGAAGAATCCTCGCTTTTTCTGGCATGATTGCTTTGGCTGCATCTGGCTTAGCGGTTGTGCTTTATACCTCTGAAACTCTGTTCTTCCTTATCAAACTATTTGGTGCGATGTATCTGTTGTGGATCGCGTTCAACCTATGGCGCTCACAAGCGAGCCCGGTCGAGGAAATCGAACGAAATAAGAATTGGTTTGGTCTGGTTAAACAAGAATTGGCACTTGCCGCTGGCAACCCTAAAGCGATACTTATCTTCACCGCATTTCTTCCTCAATTTGTTGATGTTTCTGCGAACGTAAATACTCAATTCTTTGCTTTAGGTAGTACGTTCCTTGTGTTAGAAATGTTCGCGATTTCCATCTATGCGGCATTTGGCTTATATCTACGAAATTGGTTTTCAAAACCTCAAATGGCCAAGCGCTTCAATAAAGCATGTTCTGTGTTTCTTGCCTTGTCTGGTGCGAATTTGTTGGTGAGCCGTCAGTAG
- a CDS encoding glutathione peroxidase, with protein sequence MKPSLLCSTALITSLTSSIAFAASCPEILNGKQRLLNSNEEIELCEEFQGKTLLVVNTASQCGFTPQFEQLEQLHQTYKDQGFTVVGFPSNDFRQDRGSEEQSAKICYLDYGVTFPMMARASLSGPDANPVFSEIQQQAGIKPKWNFYKFLVSKEGKVIATFPSSTSPTSSTLKNAIEQQL encoded by the coding sequence ATGAAACCTTCACTGCTTTGCTCCACCGCCCTGATTACAAGCCTAACGAGCTCTATCGCTTTTGCAGCCAGTTGCCCTGAGATACTCAACGGCAAACAACGTTTGTTGAATTCGAACGAAGAGATAGAACTGTGTGAAGAGTTTCAAGGCAAAACCCTTTTGGTTGTGAACACAGCCAGCCAATGTGGCTTCACACCACAATTTGAGCAACTTGAGCAGCTTCACCAAACGTATAAAGATCAAGGGTTCACGGTTGTTGGGTTCCCAAGTAATGATTTCCGCCAAGACAGAGGAAGCGAGGAGCAATCCGCTAAAATCTGCTACCTAGATTATGGCGTCACCTTTCCAATGATGGCGCGCGCTTCACTGTCTGGACCTGACGCAAACCCAGTCTTTTCCGAAATCCAACAACAAGCCGGTATCAAACCGAAATGGAATTTCTACAAGTTCTTGGTCAGCAAAGAAGGTAAAGTGATTGCAACTTTCCCGAGTTCTACATCGCCAACCAGTAGTACCCTCAAAAATGCAATAGAGCAACAGTTATGA
- a CDS encoding thiol-disulfide oxidoreductase DCC family protein: MTQLTIFYDGTCPLCAKEMAALTKSDSKNQIQTIDIYSEAFSNYPQIDAEAANTILHALDENGKLLLGLDVTYQAWKLVGKGWLYAPLRWTMFKPVADWCYLRFAKNRYKISFWLTGKSRCNGNSCIK; the protein is encoded by the coding sequence ATGACACAACTGACGATATTTTACGATGGAACCTGCCCACTTTGCGCAAAAGAGATGGCAGCGCTGACTAAGTCTGATTCCAAAAATCAGATCCAGACCATCGATATCTACAGTGAAGCGTTTTCAAACTACCCACAAATAGATGCCGAGGCAGCCAATACAATTTTGCATGCACTGGACGAAAACGGAAAGCTGCTGCTCGGTCTAGACGTGACTTACCAAGCGTGGAAGCTAGTAGGAAAAGGTTGGCTGTATGCCCCATTACGTTGGACGATGTTCAAGCCAGTGGCAGATTGGTGCTATCTACGGTTTGCCAAGAATCGATATAAAATTTCGTTCTGGCTAACCGGAAAGTCGCGTTGCAACGGAAACAGCTGCATCAAATAG
- a CDS encoding DUF1439 domain-containing protein encodes MIINVAKKFILAASALVLSGCVSYSVTEQEMTNYLQDSVMLEQEVGVQNVMYAQVAVDDLAVQIGRSDAERVSVLANTNAKVQVFNMPNMGLDLDLEFSAIPEYDKESGEVYLKSLRLERFEEKGKQLSPEIETLLKPAVSMIGFALSQSPVYKLDSNKVQESLIKSSEPNLVIRDNKLVIELFD; translated from the coding sequence ATGATAATTAACGTAGCAAAAAAGTTCATTTTGGCAGCGTCTGCGCTGGTGCTAAGTGGTTGTGTGAGCTATAGCGTGACTGAACAAGAAATGACGAACTACCTACAAGATTCTGTGATGTTAGAGCAAGAAGTCGGTGTGCAAAACGTTATGTATGCGCAAGTGGCGGTTGATGACTTAGCGGTGCAAATTGGTCGATCTGATGCCGAGCGTGTGTCTGTTCTGGCGAATACCAATGCAAAGGTTCAAGTGTTTAACATGCCAAACATGGGGTTGGATTTAGACTTAGAGTTCAGCGCGATTCCTGAATACGACAAGGAAAGTGGCGAGGTGTATCTAAAGTCGTTGCGACTAGAACGCTTTGAGGAGAAGGGCAAACAACTTTCGCCAGAAATAGAGACACTACTCAAACCTGCGGTATCGATGATAGGTTTTGCTTTGTCTCAGTCTCCTGTTTACAAACTCGACAGCAATAAGGTTCAAGAGTCGTTGATTAAGTCATCGGAACCGAATCTAGTGATCAGAGACAACAAGTTGGTTATCGAACTGTTCGATTAA